Sequence from the Bremerella volcania genome:
AACTGCGGATCAGCGGTCCTTACCAGGACGCGATTAACGATTCGTTTCTGCAAGATCTTTTCCGGTCCAGCCCGCTGCACGACATCGGTAAGGTAGGCATCTCCGACGCCATTTTGTTGAAGCCAGGCAAGCTGACGGCGGAAGAGTTCAACGCGATGAAGCAGCACGTTCGCATTGGGGCGGAAACGCTGCAGGAAGCCGCCAAGAGCAGCCCCAGCGGGTCGTTCTTTCACATGGCCGCCGAGATCGCTCGCTATCATCACGAACGCTGGGACGGCGGAGGCTACCTGGAAGGATTGAAGGGAACCGATATCCCCCTGGCAGCCCGGATCGTGAGCGTGGCCGACGTATTCGACGCCCTGTCGAGCAAACGCGTCTATAAAGATGCCATGAGCGCCGCCGAGGCGCGAGCACTAATCTGCGAGGGGAGCGGAAACCATTTTGATCCAGCCATCGTGACTGCCTTCGAGGAAACCTTCGACAAAATCGAAGCATTCTCTGCCGAACAGCATAGCGTGGTCCGTTTTCTAAACGCCGCTTCGGGACAAACGGCCAACTATCACTGGGGCAAGCATCAAGTCGTGACCGAGCTCAGTGGCGAGAACGCGGTGGTCATCACCGACGGTACTCCTTCCATCGGGCTGATCATCAAATGGCTGCAAAGCGTCGGGATGAAGGTACGCACTTGCGGCGACTATGCCTCGGCCAAAAATCTCATTCGCGAAGAGTGCCCGATGGTCGTGATCAGCGACTGGGGACAAAACCGGGCCGCCGCCGAAGTTTTTTGCCGTTGGATCCGAGAGGAACGTTTGCCTCGGTATGTCTTTACGATGGTGGCGGCAGAGCAGGGAATGATTACCGATCCCACGCTGGCGTATCGCGTGGGGATCGACGATGTGATCTCGCATTCCATCAGCCGCGAAGAACTCCTGTCGCGCATCAATTCAGCCGGTCGCGTCATCGAATTGGAAAACCATCTTCGCACGGTTGAGCGAAACGATCCGCTGACCGGCCTGGCTACGCTTCGTTACTTGAACGACCAACTCAAGCGCGAATGGGTTCGCGCTCGCAACTACCACTTGCCGATCTCCTGCATCGTCATCGATATCGACGACTTCAGTGAAATCAATCGCGACTATGGTGTCGAAGCTGGGGACATGGTCTTGCAACAGCTGGCCCAGACGATCACCGTTCAGGGACGCCAGGTCGATTACCTGTGTCGCCTGGATAGCGACCGGCTGCTCTTGGTATTGCCGGAATGTGCTGAAGTGAATGCCTACCGCGTGGCGATGCGAATTGAAATGCTCGTCGACAGGATGGTGGTGGAGGCGAATGGCCAACAGATCCCGTGCTCGGTGAGCATGGGGGTCGCCCAGCGGAACAATGACGTGCCCAACCTGGAAGCACTGATCGATAACGCGGAGATCGCGTTGAAAGTTGCCAAAAGCCTGGGCAAGCGTCATGTCGTCTGCCTGGGGAACTGCCAGCAATCCGCCGGCTTCATGGCAGCCGAAGACCATGTACGTGAACGCCTGGAACACCTGGCCGTTTCCGAGATCATGACTTCTCCGATCCTGACCATCAACCAGTCCGATACGATTGCAATCGCCACGCAGATGCTCATCAGGGAAGGGTTCAATTCGGCGCCTGTCGTTGACGAAAAGGGTTACCTTGTCGGCGTGATTTCCGAGAAAGACCTGATGCAGGCCTTCCGCCGACCCGAGGGGGGCAGCACGCTGGTATCGGTCGCGATGCGCCGCGAAGTGGTACATTTCGATGAATCCGATCCGGCGATTCATGTCTATGAATATCTCAGTCAGGCTGCGATCCGGCGGGTAGTTGTGGTCAAGGACCGGCGCCCCACCGGCGTCATCAGCCGTGGAAACTGCCTCCGCTGGGTCCACCGACTCGACGTTGAAATGGGACTAGCCGATCCGAGCAAGCAGGTGGCTGCCTTTGATTCGGGAGCCATGGAAACGGCTACGCTCGGCCAGATTCGCGACATGATTAATGGCATCAATCACGGCGCAACTCCCGGCTGCGTCAACGGTCTAAATATCTAACCGACGGCGTGTTGCTATTCATCGCCGGTGCTGCTTGTTACGATACGTGATGTGTGATTCATCCGTTTTATCGCGTGTCCTATGGGGTTTTCCGTGGTTTCGCAGGAAGTCTTCGACCAGTTCCGTCAGCAAATCCAAGAATCAGGCAGTTTGGCGGCGATCGAAAATATGATCGAGTATTTCCGTCAGGAGAAGCAGCACGTTCAGCTGTTCGAGATGTACAAGCTGCGCGCGAGGGCCAGGCTGGGGTTGCCACTGCTGTTTCCCGGCGTCTCGGAAGATCTCACCGAAGAGCAGCGAACGCAACTGGAAGATGCCCTGGTGGAAGCCTGCGACGAAGTGGGCCGTTTGCTGTTGGATGCCGGTCAGATTCGCGAAGGGTGGTACTACCTGCGACCGGTCGGCGACAAGGCTCCGGTCATTGAAGCTTTGAAAGAGGCCGAGGTCGACGAGGAAAACATCGAAGACCTGATCGAAGTCGCTCTGTACGAAGGAGTGGCCCCTGAGATCGGCTTCCGCTGGATGCTCGAGCATTATGGCACGTGCAACTCCGTCACCACGTACGAACAACAACTGGCCGGCATGCCGCCTGCCGCTCAGCAGCCGCTGGCCGCACTGCTTCTCGATCACGTGTATGACGAGCTGATGGGGACCGTCATCGCCGATATTTCGCATCAAGAGGGAACCGAGCCGCAAGAGAAGACCCTCAGTGAGATCATTGCCCCACGCGACTGGTTGTTTGCCAACTCAGCCTATCATATCGATACCAGTCACCTGGCCGCGACGGTTCGCTTCGCGCGCGTGCTGCGCGACGAATCGCATCTTCGCAAAGCGTTGGAGCTGGTCGACTACGGTTCGCGTTTGGATCAGGCGTTCCAGTACGAACAGACGCCGCCGTTCACCGAGTTGTACCCGAGTCACAAGGTCTACTTTCAGACGCTATTGGGCGAAGACGCCGACGCTGGATTGGCTTACTTCCGTGAAAAGGCCGAAGCGTCCGACATCCGCCGTGAAGGTTCGCTGGCGATCGAGACCTACATCGAGCTTCTCTCGCGCCTGGGGCATCACGAGGAAGCATTGGAAGCGGCGTTGAAGATGATCCCGCCTGGCATTCATACCATTGGCATTTCGCCCAGTTTGATCGAGCTGAGCCAGAACGCTGGAAACTTCGAGCGATTGGCCGAACACTCGAAAGAGCTGGGGGACCCGCTGGGCTACGCGACGGCACTCTTGTTTGCCAAGCGAGAAGCAGGCGAGAACGATTGACGTCTGCGCACCCAATCCGATAGGGGCGACCAACGGAAGTCCCGGAATTCGTGGCGAAATGGCTGGCAGAAGCATTCGATTTTATGCGCAGACATCAATAAATTCCTTCCGGCTCGCCTGTCCAGCCGGCGGGAAGCTGGCCGTCACCGAAACGCTGCTCTTTCCACGGGTCGCCGACGTTGTGGTAGCCGCTTTGTTCCCAATAGCCAGGCTTGTCGGTCGCGCTCAATTCGATCGCTTTGATCCACTTGGCGCTCTTCCAGGCATATAGCTTCGGGATGATGCCCCGAACAGGCCCGCCGTGATCGGCGTTGATCTGCATGCCGTCGTGCATGTCGGCCAGCAGGGCATCTTCGCTCAGGAATTCTTCCAGCGGAAGGTTGGTCGTCCAGCCGTTGTCGTACCCATGGCAAATGACGAATTGGGCTTCCGCCTGAACGCCTGCCTGTTCTAACAGATAGCGTGTTGAGACCCCTTCCCATAGGTTCCCCAGTCGCGACCACTGGGTCACGCAGTGAAAATCGGAGAAGACTTTCACGCGCGGCAGTTCCTGAAACTGCTGCCAGTTGAACGACAACTTCCGCTCGACGAGCCCAAACACTTCCAGCGACCAGGTTTCTTTTGATACCTCAGGCACAATCGTCGCATGCAATACGGGCCACTTTTTGGTGCGTGTTTGCCCCGGCGGAATGCGGTTTTCTCGGAACGTGTCGCGACTGATGATCACGTCCTCCACGTCCGCATGATGGTGCGGGGCAGGGGGGTGCTCTTTTTGGTACTTGGCGCGGTCGTGCTCGTTCATGCTTTTAACAGTGTCTGGATCGTTTGCAGGGCTTCGTCTCTCTGGCGATGTTGCACCTGCTGGTGCAATTGCCGAAGACCTTCGACCTGACGAGCGGTGAATGGTAGCGGCTGGTGTGCCTGGGGGACGCAGGGAATCAGGTGCGAAACGATCGACGAGATCAACTGCGGCACCCCTTGGCCGGTTACCGCACTGGTGGCCAGCATTTCACCAGAATCTGGCATACGCAGATCACTCGCTAGGTCGATCTTGTTGACCACGTGCAGGGCGGACGGAAGCTGCTGGAGTGACTGGTCCAGTTCGTCCGGCTTTAGGTCGGCGGCGTCGTGCATGACGATGACCAGGTCGGCCGTCTTCAGCGCGGCTTTCGCTTTGGCGATGCCTGCCTGTTCGATCTCGTCGTCGGAAATACGTATGCCGGCCGTGTCCGAGAACTGCACCGGCCAACCGTCGAGGGCCGTGGTCGCGTGCAGTACGTCACGCGTCGTACCTGGCATGTCGAGCACGATCGCCCGGTCGTAGCCGACGATCT
This genomic interval carries:
- a CDS encoding sulfite oxidase-like oxidoreductase, whose amino-acid sequence is MNEHDRAKYQKEHPPAPHHHADVEDVIISRDTFRENRIPPGQTRTKKWPVLHATIVPEVSKETWSLEVFGLVERKLSFNWQQFQELPRVKVFSDFHCVTQWSRLGNLWEGVSTRYLLEQAGVQAEAQFVICHGYDNGWTTNLPLEEFLSEDALLADMHDGMQINADHGGPVRGIIPKLYAWKSAKWIKAIELSATDKPGYWEQSGYHNVGDPWKEQRFGDGQLPAGWTGEPEGIY
- a CDS encoding diguanylate cyclase domain-containing protein gives rise to the protein MHNRLLVIESTEVHRRKLREVLGEHHEVHILESVEDIHRSIEEVQPALILLDYHLRDDSALEVCRAIRREFADRQIQLLVMGEELNESQRLEMFAVGADNVLDKSIGRLELTAKIDVLMRLHNALMRATTAERKLENYSHELERIVENRSMAIQATQDTAVFALAKLADSRDTETGEHLVRMRAYSQMIAEQLRISGPYQDAINDSFLQDLFRSSPLHDIGKVGISDAILLKPGKLTAEEFNAMKQHVRIGAETLQEAAKSSPSGSFFHMAAEIARYHHERWDGGGYLEGLKGTDIPLAARIVSVADVFDALSSKRVYKDAMSAAEARALICEGSGNHFDPAIVTAFEETFDKIEAFSAEQHSVVRFLNAASGQTANYHWGKHQVVTELSGENAVVITDGTPSIGLIIKWLQSVGMKVRTCGDYASAKNLIREECPMVVISDWGQNRAAAEVFCRWIREERLPRYVFTMVAAEQGMITDPTLAYRVGIDDVISHSISREELLSRINSAGRVIELENHLRTVERNDPLTGLATLRYLNDQLKREWVRARNYHLPISCIVIDIDDFSEINRDYGVEAGDMVLQQLAQTITVQGRQVDYLCRLDSDRLLLVLPECAEVNAYRVAMRIEMLVDRMVVEANGQQIPCSVSMGVAQRNNDVPNLEALIDNAEIALKVAKSLGKRHVVCLGNCQQSAGFMAAEDHVRERLEHLAVSEIMTSPILTINQSDTIAIATQMLIREGFNSAPVVDEKGYLVGVISEKDLMQAFRRPEGGSTLVSVAMRREVVHFDESDPAIHVYEYLSQAAIRRVVVVKDRRPTGVISRGNCLRWVHRLDVEMGLADPSKQVAAFDSGAMETATLGQIRDMINGINHGATPGCVNGLNI